From a region of the Paenibacillus segetis genome:
- a CDS encoding TlyA family RNA methyltransferase, translated as MSVSKERIDVLLVEQGYFDSREKAKAAIMAGLVFGGQERIEKAGTKVPRDIALTVKGAIHPYVGRGGLKLEKALKRFNIDMNGRVMLDIGSSTGGFTDCALQHGASYVYAIDVGYNQLDWSLRNDERVNVKERTNFRYMTPEDLDGPAPDFASIDVSFISLKIILPTLLTLLKRPSDIVALIKPQFEAGREKVGKSGVVRDPKVHCEVLETVLQFALESGYGLKDLTYSPITGGEGNIEFLAHFCLDEQNEDEEPVDLDTIKERSKQVVAEATDTFTGSPSK; from the coding sequence ATGTCTGTTTCCAAAGAACGTATTGATGTCCTGCTGGTGGAGCAGGGGTATTTTGATAGTAGGGAAAAAGCAAAAGCTGCGATTATGGCCGGACTAGTATTTGGTGGTCAGGAACGAATTGAGAAGGCTGGAACCAAAGTGCCTCGCGATATAGCTTTAACGGTAAAAGGAGCTATTCATCCTTATGTAGGCCGCGGCGGATTAAAATTGGAAAAAGCCTTAAAGAGATTCAATATCGACATGAATGGACGTGTCATGCTGGATATTGGTTCTTCGACTGGTGGATTTACCGACTGTGCGTTACAGCATGGAGCAAGTTATGTATATGCGATTGATGTTGGATACAATCAACTGGATTGGTCTCTTCGTAATGACGAGCGAGTTAATGTTAAGGAGCGAACCAATTTCCGTTACATGACACCAGAAGATTTAGATGGTCCGGCTCCAGATTTCGCAAGCATCGATGTTTCTTTTATTTCGCTAAAAATTATTTTGCCGACACTGTTGACGCTTTTGAAGAGGCCTTCGGATATTGTAGCATTAATTAAGCCGCAGTTTGAGGCTGGACGTGAGAAGGTCGGGAAATCAGGTGTTGTACGCGATCCCAAAGTTCATTGCGAGGTATTGGAAACGGTGCTTCAATTCGCACTGGAAAGTGGATACGGTTTAAAGGACCTGACCTACTCACCTATTACGGGTGGAGAAGGAAATATCGAATTTCTGGCACATTTTTGTCTTGATGAACAGAATGAAGACGAAGAGCCTGTCGATTTGGATACCATTAAGGAAAGGTCCAAGCAAGTGGTCGCTGAAGCTACTGATACCTTTACAGGAAGCCCGTCAAAGTGA
- the xseB gene encoding exodeoxyribonuclease VII small subunit, with translation MGQEQQINFEDAMNQLEEVVAQLENGDVPLEKAIDLFQKGMQLSQLCSQKLAQVERKIEMIVENGGEIEKKPFAPLGEESGE, from the coding sequence ATGGGACAGGAACAGCAAATTAATTTTGAGGATGCCATGAATCAATTGGAAGAAGTTGTAGCACAATTGGAGAATGGGGATGTCCCCCTTGAGAAAGCAATTGATCTGTTTCAAAAGGGGATGCAGCTTTCACAACTTTGTAGCCAAAAGCTGGCTCAAGTCGAGCGCAAAATTGAAATGATCGTAGAGAATGGTGGAGAAATTGAAAAGAAGCCTTTCGCCCCACTAGGTGAGGAGAGCGGTGAATAA
- the dxs gene encoding 1-deoxy-D-xylulose-5-phosphate synthase has protein sequence MLLSKINEPHDLKKYSVEQLTPLASEIRQFLIEKLSVTGGHLASNLGVVELTIALHYCYNSPVDKFIFDVGHQAYVHKILTGRMDKFDTLRKHNGMCGFVKRAESEHDVWEAGHSSTSLSAAMGMAIARDLKGENNKVVAVIGDGALTGGMAFEALNHIGHEQRNLMVILNDNEMSIAPNVGAMHNYLTKIRSDKNYLRAKDEVEQLLKKIPAIGGKIAKTAERVKDSLKYLMVSGVLFEELGFKYLGPVDGHDLPGLIDSFNQANNVNGPVLVHVLTTKGKGYTPAEEDSHKWHGISPYKIESGQVLKAVGNPMYTEVFGKTLIELAEQDERIVAVTPAMPGGSGLVKFAERFPDRMIDVGIAEQHAATMCAAMAMEGMKPVYAVYSTFMQRAYDQIVHDICRHNANVMFAIDRAGFVGADGETHHGVFDIAFMRHIPNIVLMMPKDENELRHMMKTALEYNEGPIAYRYPRINVPGVPLDEVLTPIPIGSWVKVREGEGFTIIAVGPMVQVAEAAADILKREGVSASVINARFLKPLDNEMLLKLAQTGNKIVVLEEASQAGSLGSSVLEFYAEQGISGLDISLLGIPDRFIEHGSIKEQLEEVGLTAESVVHEIQKFRSEHQLTYGKKANPF, from the coding sequence ATGCTGCTTTCGAAAATTAATGAACCCCATGATTTAAAGAAATATTCTGTAGAGCAATTGACGCCATTAGCCTCGGAAATCCGTCAGTTTCTAATTGAGAAGCTATCGGTGACCGGTGGGCATCTTGCGTCTAATTTAGGTGTGGTGGAACTAACCATCGCGCTTCATTACTGTTATAACAGTCCTGTAGATAAATTTATTTTTGACGTAGGCCATCAGGCTTATGTACATAAGATATTAACGGGACGAATGGACAAATTTGACACACTCCGTAAGCATAATGGAATGTGTGGTTTTGTTAAGCGTGCTGAAAGTGAGCACGATGTTTGGGAAGCGGGGCATAGCAGTACTTCGCTCTCTGCGGCAATGGGAATGGCGATAGCACGTGACCTTAAAGGTGAGAATAATAAGGTTGTTGCTGTTATTGGTGATGGTGCGCTAACGGGTGGAATGGCTTTTGAAGCACTCAATCATATCGGTCATGAACAGAGAAATCTGATGGTGATTCTGAATGATAATGAGATGTCTATCGCTCCGAATGTGGGCGCCATGCACAACTATTTGACAAAAATTCGCTCGGACAAAAATTATTTGCGTGCTAAAGATGAAGTTGAGCAGTTGTTGAAGAAAATCCCGGCCATCGGGGGTAAAATAGCGAAGACAGCCGAACGTGTAAAGGACAGTCTGAAATATTTAATGGTGTCAGGTGTTTTATTCGAGGAGCTCGGATTTAAATACTTGGGTCCTGTTGATGGTCATGATCTTCCTGGATTGATTGATTCCTTTAACCAAGCTAACAATGTCAACGGTCCAGTGTTGGTGCACGTATTGACCACTAAAGGGAAAGGATATACTCCGGCTGAAGAAGACTCTCATAAATGGCACGGAATTTCACCATATAAGATCGAATCAGGCCAAGTGTTGAAAGCGGTCGGCAATCCAATGTATACCGAAGTTTTTGGCAAAACACTTATTGAGCTTGCTGAACAGGATGAGCGAATTGTAGCGGTCACTCCAGCTATGCCAGGTGGTTCAGGCTTAGTTAAGTTTGCCGAACGTTTCCCTGATCGGATGATTGATGTGGGGATAGCTGAGCAACATGCAGCGACGATGTGTGCAGCTATGGCTATGGAGGGAATGAAACCGGTCTATGCCGTTTACTCGACCTTCATGCAGCGGGCCTACGACCAAATTGTCCATGATATTTGTCGTCATAATGCTAATGTCATGTTCGCTATTGATCGAGCAGGTTTTGTTGGTGCCGACGGAGAAACACATCATGGGGTATTCGATATAGCTTTTATGCGGCATATTCCGAATATCGTGCTCATGATGCCTAAAGATGAGAACGAGCTTCGTCATATGATGAAGACTGCACTTGAATATAATGAGGGCCCGATTGCTTATCGTTACCCTCGTATCAACGTACCGGGAGTTCCATTGGATGAGGTACTTACTCCAATCCCGATTGGAAGTTGGGTTAAAGTCCGTGAGGGTGAAGGGTTTACTATTATCGCGGTAGGACCGATGGTCCAGGTAGCGGAAGCAGCAGCGGATATCCTTAAACGTGAAGGTGTATCGGCAAGTGTCATCAACGCTCGTTTCTTGAAGCCATTAGATAATGAAATGCTGCTGAAATTAGCTCAAACAGGTAATAAAATTGTTGTTCTAGAGGAAGCTTCTCAAGCAGGAAGTTTGGGAAGTTCAGTTCTTGAATTTTATGCAGAACAGGGTATTTCCGGGTTGGATATTTCGTTGTTAGGCATTCCAGATCGATTCATCGAGCACGGTTCGATTAAAGAACAACTCGAGGAAGTGGGTCTAACTGCAGAGTCCGTTGTGCATGAGATTCAGAAATTCCGAAGTGAACATCAGTTAACATACGGTAAAAAGGCTAACCCATTTTAA
- the xseA gene encoding exodeoxyribonuclease VII large subunit, which produces MKLESDTLLADVWIRGEISNFTHHSSGHMYFTLKDADSRIKSIMFASHNQRLPFIPKEGTRVIARGNVSVYERDGQYQFYATHMQPDGIGSLYLAFEQLKQKLEREGLFAPERKSPLPRFPKVIGVVSSPTGAAVRDILITLQRRYPQAAVVLYPVLVQGKGAAPSIVQAIERLNAMGEADVLIVGRGGGSLEELWAFNEESVARAIYESAIPIISAVGHETDFTIADFVADLRAATPTAAAELAVPHSAELRALISQREQVLQRGLQHQVSQARERLRRLQKSPALLQPRRSLLQHAERLDTLQSRMEVRMLSRTQLTISKYGRLHERLLRYHPQDALLLAKRRQNDAGRQLRAAMSAMLKEKSQQLSYGIRQLDALSPLKVMARGYSLVYDEQGKSLIKSLGDVEPGDMVKVKVTDGELECQVWGMKREGDDHGTGTAN; this is translated from the coding sequence ATGAAACTGGAGTCAGATACGCTGCTTGCTGATGTCTGGATTCGTGGTGAAATTTCTAATTTTACGCATCACTCCAGTGGACATATGTATTTTACGTTGAAAGATGCCGATAGTCGGATTAAAAGTATTATGTTCGCTTCACATAATCAGCGACTGCCATTTATCCCCAAAGAAGGAACGCGTGTCATTGCTCGCGGCAATGTGTCGGTCTATGAACGTGACGGTCAATATCAGTTCTATGCGACACATATGCAGCCGGATGGTATAGGCAGTTTGTATCTTGCATTTGAACAGTTGAAACAGAAGCTGGAACGAGAAGGATTATTTGCCCCAGAACGTAAATCCCCGCTGCCTCGTTTTCCAAAGGTGATTGGTGTTGTTTCTTCACCAACTGGAGCAGCTGTACGCGATATCTTAATCACGCTACAGCGGCGTTATCCGCAGGCTGCGGTTGTACTATACCCTGTTCTTGTCCAAGGAAAAGGGGCGGCTCCATCCATTGTTCAAGCGATCGAAAGATTAAATGCGATGGGTGAAGCTGATGTGCTGATCGTAGGCAGAGGTGGCGGATCTCTCGAGGAACTATGGGCGTTCAATGAAGAATCAGTTGCGCGTGCGATCTATGAATCGGCAATACCTATCATCTCGGCCGTTGGCCACGAGACGGATTTTACGATTGCCGACTTCGTCGCGGATCTTCGTGCCGCGACGCCTACAGCTGCCGCCGAGCTGGCCGTTCCACACAGCGCTGAATTGAGAGCGCTGATCAGCCAGCGAGAGCAAGTGCTGCAGCGTGGCTTGCAGCACCAGGTATCACAGGCACGCGAGCGATTACGCCGCTTGCAGAAATCTCCAGCGCTGCTCCAGCCGCGTCGAAGCTTACTACAGCATGCGGAACGATTGGATACACTTCAATCTCGTATGGAGGTTAGAATGCTGTCACGTACACAGCTGACGATTTCGAAATATGGTCGTCTGCATGAGCGTTTACTCCGTTATCACCCGCAGGATGCGTTACTATTAGCAAAGCGTCGGCAGAATGATGCAGGTCGTCAGCTTCGCGCAGCCATGAGTGCTATGCTCAAGGAGAAATCGCAGCAGTTGTCTTATGGTATAAGACAACTCGATGCCCTTAGTCCATTGAAGGTAATGGCGAGGGGATATAGCCTTGTATATGATGAACAGGGGAAATCATTAATCAAATCTCTAGGAGACGTAGAGCCTGGTGATATGGTGAAAGTTAAAGTGACCGACGGAGAGCTGGAATGCCAAGTATGGGGCATGAAGCGGGAAGGAGACGATCATGGGACAGGAACAGCAAATTAA
- a CDS encoding Asp23/Gls24 family envelope stress response protein, producing MSTVPTEFERTDIGEIQIAPEVIEVIAGLATVEVKGVAGMSGGFAGGIVELLGRKNLSKGVKVEVGQREAAVDVSVIVEFGHRLPEVATEIQRNVKRSIETMTGLTVVEVNVHIHDVIFKAVEKVEEVELTHRVK from the coding sequence ATGAGTACAGTGCCTACTGAATTTGAACGTACAGATATTGGTGAAATTCAAATTGCTCCTGAGGTAATTGAAGTCATTGCAGGTCTTGCTACGGTTGAGGTCAAAGGTGTCGCAGGAATGAGCGGCGGTTTCGCTGGAGGTATTGTTGAACTCCTGGGAAGAAAGAATTTGTCCAAGGGTGTAAAGGTAGAAGTAGGTCAGCGTGAAGCGGCTGTTGACGTCTCTGTTATTGTTGAGTTTGGTCATCGCCTTCCTGAAGTAGCTACTGAGATCCAACGCAATGTTAAACGTTCTATCGAAACAATGACAGGCTTAACTGTGGTTGAAGTGAATGTACATATTCACGATGTAATCTTTAAGGCAGTAGAGAAAGTCGAAGAGGTAGAATTGACCCACAGAGTGAAATAA
- the recN gene encoding DNA repair protein RecN, translated as MLVHLSIRNLAVVEAVDVKFYRGFHVLTGETGAGKSIVIDALSLIAGGRGTADLIRYGCEKAEMEASFDLPEGHSVWMTLDGLGISADHKESLIIRREISHQGKSIARINGQLVNLSMLREVGEELINLHGQHEHQNLLRPERHLGLLDAFGAGEIAALKSKYQETYASFVKVDKEWNELRHNSQQALQMLDLYRFQLDEIAAAGLKAGEDEFLSEEKVKLSHSEKTMESISEAYNLLYGSEGLAAIAKAVSRLQDVASYDSNGINPLLEQLQSAYYQLEDASFGLRDYRENIEFNPARLEEVEDRLDLISTLRRKYGDNVEGILNYYDKISRETETLENKDELLDKLEARRSDLLNRLLKEAIELSATRQKHAEELALQIESELKDLQMGRTSLQVKISWNEDPNGVEWQGKRVKPTKHGIDSAEFLISPNPGEPLRPLSKIASGGELSRMMLALKSIFAQHDDVPVLIFDEVDTGVSGRAAQSIAEKLYRLSQTCQVFSISHLPQVACMADRQYLIEKVVEGDRTRTSVEALSEDGRVHELARMLGGVEITEKTLHHAQEMLKLAQAQKDSF; from the coding sequence TTGTTGGTTCATTTATCAATTCGTAATTTAGCAGTGGTGGAAGCGGTGGACGTGAAGTTCTACCGCGGTTTTCACGTACTCACAGGTGAGACAGGAGCCGGGAAATCGATCGTGATTGATGCTCTGAGTCTGATTGCTGGGGGCAGAGGTACAGCTGATTTAATTAGATACGGCTGCGAAAAGGCCGAAATGGAGGCGTCTTTTGATTTGCCTGAAGGTCATTCCGTCTGGATGACACTAGATGGTTTGGGCATTAGTGCGGATCATAAGGAATCATTGATTATTCGCCGTGAAATTAGTCATCAGGGAAAAAGTATCGCTAGAATTAATGGTCAGTTAGTTAATCTGTCCATGTTGCGTGAGGTAGGTGAGGAATTAATTAACCTGCACGGACAGCATGAACATCAGAATTTACTTCGCCCAGAGCGCCATTTGGGTCTGTTGGACGCATTCGGGGCAGGGGAAATTGCTGCTTTGAAGTCGAAGTACCAAGAGACATATGCGTCTTTTGTCAAAGTTGATAAAGAATGGAATGAGCTTAGGCATAATAGTCAACAAGCGTTGCAAATGCTTGATTTATACCGTTTTCAATTGGACGAAATTGCTGCTGCTGGTTTAAAAGCGGGTGAAGATGAATTTCTTTCTGAGGAAAAGGTCAAGCTATCACATAGTGAGAAGACGATGGAGTCCATTTCTGAGGCTTATAATTTGTTATATGGTTCTGAAGGACTGGCGGCCATTGCCAAAGCCGTTTCAAGACTTCAAGATGTAGCAAGTTACGATAGCAATGGAATCAATCCATTACTTGAACAATTACAATCCGCTTATTATCAATTAGAGGATGCTTCATTTGGTCTTAGGGATTATCGAGAAAATATTGAATTTAATCCAGCAAGGTTGGAAGAAGTTGAAGATCGTTTAGATTTAATTTCTACATTACGACGTAAATACGGTGATAATGTGGAGGGAATCTTAAATTATTATGACAAGATATCACGGGAGACTGAAACACTGGAGAACAAGGATGAGCTTCTGGATAAGCTTGAGGCGCGTCGTAGTGATTTGTTGAATCGTCTGCTAAAGGAAGCTATTGAATTAAGCGCAACTCGGCAGAAGCATGCCGAAGAACTGGCGCTACAGATTGAAAGTGAACTGAAAGATCTGCAAATGGGACGAACTTCTCTTCAAGTTAAAATAAGCTGGAACGAAGACCCGAATGGGGTTGAATGGCAAGGTAAGCGAGTTAAACCAACTAAACACGGTATAGACAGTGCTGAATTCCTGATCTCTCCTAACCCAGGGGAACCTTTGCGACCTCTCAGCAAAATTGCTTCAGGTGGGGAATTATCCCGGATGATGCTTGCATTAAAGAGTATTTTCGCCCAGCACGATGACGTGCCTGTGCTTATATTTGATGAAGTGGATACGGGTGTAAGTGGACGTGCAGCTCAATCGATTGCCGAGAAATTATACAGACTGTCGCAGACATGCCAAGTATTCTCCATCAGTCATCTTCCTCAAGTTGCCTGTATGGCTGATCGCCAATACTTGATCGAGAAAGTTGTAGAAGGTGATCGCACGAGAACCTCAGTGGAGGCTCTGTCTGAAGACGGCCGGGTCCATGAATTGGCACGTATGCTTGGCGGTGTGGAAATAACGGAGAAAACGTTGCATCACGCACAAGAGATGCTGAAACTGGCACAGGCACAAAAGGATTCATTTTAG
- a CDS encoding DUF2273 domain-containing protein: MFWRQMWESHKGRLLGLGAAVFFCLIYLFFGFWNMLFCALLLFVGYTVGKHKDLGQGPLIPWGELRGWLESRWRPFK; this comes from the coding sequence ATGTTCTGGAGACAAATGTGGGAGAGTCATAAAGGACGCCTGCTAGGGCTAGGGGCGGCTGTGTTTTTTTGCCTGATCTATCTATTTTTTGGATTTTGGAATATGCTGTTCTGCGCGCTATTGCTGTTTGTCGGGTATACTGTGGGCAAACACAAGGATTTGGGTCAGGGCCCGCTCATCCCTTGGGGAGAGCTTCGGGGATGGCTGGAATCGCGTTGGCGCCCTTTTAAATAA
- a CDS encoding polyprenyl synthetase family protein: protein MSIQQYIEDVSNTVTSSLLNSVPGSWYVPENLRKSMEYSLMAGGKRLRPLLVVAAAESLGGSREAALPVACAVEMVHTYSLIHDDLPAMDNDDFRRGKPTNHKVFGEAMAILAGDGLLTHAFYNIIQASRQYDIPAESALAIVEELSLFAGPAGMVGGQVADMEGEQGLTDLEQLRYIHQHKTGDLIVFSLKAGARVASATEKQLAALEQFGRAIGLAFQIQDDILDLIGDESKLGKKTQSDVKQQKVTYPFFIGLEQSQAEMEALTRTAKEAITSGLIPHPERLLAIADYLMKRDH from the coding sequence ATGTCAATTCAACAATATATCGAGGATGTTTCCAATACGGTGACCTCTTCTCTTCTGAATAGTGTACCCGGCTCATGGTATGTTCCAGAGAACCTTAGAAAGTCGATGGAATATTCGCTCATGGCGGGTGGGAAAAGGCTTCGGCCGCTACTAGTTGTTGCTGCGGCGGAGTCGCTTGGTGGGAGTAGAGAAGCTGCTCTACCTGTCGCCTGCGCCGTGGAAATGGTCCATACCTACTCATTAATTCATGATGATCTTCCAGCTATGGATAATGATGATTTTCGGCGTGGCAAACCAACGAACCATAAAGTGTTCGGGGAGGCTATGGCAATTCTTGCTGGGGATGGTCTCTTGACGCATGCGTTTTATAATATCATCCAGGCAAGCCGTCAATATGATATTCCTGCTGAGTCTGCATTAGCAATCGTAGAGGAGTTATCATTGTTTGCTGGACCTGCTGGAATGGTAGGCGGTCAAGTTGCAGATATGGAAGGTGAGCAAGGGCTTACGGATCTGGAACAACTACGCTACATCCATCAACATAAGACGGGTGATCTTATTGTGTTCTCTTTGAAAGCTGGAGCACGAGTTGCTTCGGCTACAGAGAAACAACTAGCTGCACTTGAACAGTTTGGCCGGGCGATTGGACTAGCCTTTCAAATTCAAGATGATATTCTCGACCTCATCGGAGATGAGAGTAAGCTTGGGAAGAAGACACAAAGCGATGTGAAACAGCAGAAGGTTACTTATCCTTTTTTTATCGGTTTGGAGCAATCGCAGGCTGAGATGGAAGCACTGACGCGAACTGCAAAAGAGGCCATAACAAGTGGTCTTATTCCACATCCAGAGCGGTTGCTGGCGATTGCAGATTATTTGATGAAGAGGGACCATTAA
- the ahrC gene encoding transcriptional regulator AhrC/ArgR: MKGQRHIKIREIIANQEIDTQDELVEALRKSGFQVTQATVSRDIKELMLIKVPTDEGKYKYSLPTAQRYNPIQKLQRSLVDSFVHIDHTGNLVVMKCLPGTANSVAVLIDNMEWPDLLGTICGDDTILLICRDEKYSHFIIEQIMGFIS, encoded by the coding sequence ATGAAAGGTCAACGACATATTAAAATACGTGAAATTATCGCAAATCAGGAAATTGACACGCAGGACGAATTGGTTGAAGCATTACGGAAATCAGGGTTTCAAGTTACACAAGCAACCGTATCTCGCGATATTAAGGAACTAATGCTGATCAAGGTGCCAACGGATGAGGGGAAATATAAATACTCTTTGCCGACGGCCCAGCGGTACAATCCTATCCAAAAATTACAACGTTCATTGGTGGACAGCTTCGTACATATCGATCACACGGGCAATCTTGTGGTGATGAAATGTTTACCTGGGACAGCAAATTCAGTAGCTGTTTTGATCGACAATATGGAATGGCCAGATTTGCTCGGAACGATTTGTGGTGATGACACGATTCTGCTTATTTGTAGAGATGAGAAATATAGTCATTTTATTATTGAACAGATTATGGGGTTCATTTCTTAA
- the folD gene encoding bifunctional methylenetetrahydrofolate dehydrogenase/methenyltetrahydrofolate cyclohydrolase FolD, whose amino-acid sequence MSAQLISGKQISEDIRGGLREEVEQLLNQGLTPGLAVVLVGEDPASQVYVRNKEKACHDLGFYSEVHRLPASTSQEDLLALVDKLNHQDSIHGILVQLPLPNHIHEKSVIDAISVKKDVDGFHPVNVGNLMIGDDSLLPCTPAGVIELIKRSGVEISGKHAVVIGRSNIVGKPVSLLLQRENATVTMCHSRTTNMKELTKQADILVVAIGRANFVDASFVKPGAVVIDVGMNRLDNGKLAGDVDFESVKEISGPITPVPGGVGPMTITMLMMNTVLAAKRLKGLA is encoded by the coding sequence ATGTCTGCACAACTTATTAGTGGAAAACAAATATCTGAGGATATACGGGGAGGTCTCCGCGAAGAGGTTGAACAATTGCTAAATCAAGGTTTAACGCCAGGACTTGCGGTTGTTCTTGTTGGTGAAGACCCAGCTTCCCAAGTTTATGTTCGTAATAAAGAAAAAGCTTGTCATGATCTCGGATTTTATTCGGAAGTTCATCGTCTTCCGGCATCTACTTCCCAAGAAGACCTATTGGCTCTAGTGGACAAGCTGAACCATCAAGATAGCATCCATGGTATTCTCGTGCAGCTTCCATTACCAAACCATATTCATGAGAAATCAGTTATCGACGCGATCTCCGTGAAGAAGGATGTTGACGGATTCCATCCTGTCAATGTAGGAAATCTAATGATCGGTGACGATAGCTTGTTACCTTGCACACCGGCTGGAGTAATTGAATTGATCAAACGGTCGGGCGTTGAAATCTCTGGTAAACATGCGGTTGTTATTGGACGTAGTAACATCGTTGGTAAACCTGTCTCACTCTTGTTGCAACGGGAGAACGCAACGGTTACGATGTGTCATTCTAGAACAACCAATATGAAGGAATTGACTAAACAAGCGGATATTCTTGTTGTGGCAATCGGTCGTGCAAACTTTGTTGACGCATCTTTTGTTAAGCCTGGTGCTGTAGTCATTGATGTAGGCATGAATCGACTGGATAACGGAAAACTTGCTGGCGATGTGGATTTTGAGAGTGTAAAAGAAATCTCCGGCCCAATTACGCCAGTACCTGGCGGTGTAGGTCCAATGACAATTACGATGTTGATGATGAATACTGTGCTTGCGGCCAAAAGATTGAAGGGTCTAGCGTAA
- the amaP gene encoding alkaline shock response membrane anchor protein AmaP, with protein sequence MAKILDRLLLFIYSLSIGIISVIAILLLTNIMPLSLSSSDEKTWYIVSLVVAALLFILSIRFFYISVRRERNSLPSIDQRTDYGDIQISIETIQNLSYKAASRVRGIKEVKTKIRITDAGLEIMVRAMVDGETSIPSLTEDVQKQVHDHVEEITGIPVSYVSVYIANIVQSTVMKNRVE encoded by the coding sequence GTGGCCAAAATTTTGGACAGACTTTTGCTGTTTATTTACAGCTTGAGTATCGGAATAATTTCTGTCATCGCCATCCTCCTGCTGACGAACATTATGCCTTTGTCACTGAGTAGCTCAGATGAAAAAACATGGTATATTGTATCGTTGGTAGTTGCTGCACTATTATTCATCCTCAGCATTCGTTTCTTCTATATCTCAGTTCGACGGGAACGTAACTCACTACCCTCGATTGATCAGCGTACCGATTATGGGGATATCCAAATCTCAATAGAAACTATTCAGAACTTATCATATAAGGCTGCTTCTCGTGTTCGAGGCATCAAAGAAGTGAAGACAAAAATTCGAATCACAGATGCGGGTCTTGAAATTATGGTGCGTGCAATGGTAGACGGAGAAACCTCCATTCCGTCATTGACCGAGGATGTACAAAAGCAAGTTCACGATCATGTTGAAGAGATTACAGGCATTCCTGTTTCTTATGTTTCGGTGTATATTGCCAACATCGTTCAATCAACTGTTATGAAAAACCGGGTTGAATAG
- the nusB gene encoding transcription antitermination factor NusB, with the protein MKRRLAREIAVQSLYQMEMNEVEAEEAVTMLISEAAGENESEVDLSDVEATKAFVLEIVNGTWDRKVGIDELLVDYLKGWHISRLSKVDRQVLRLAVYEMIFRDDIPGKVVINEAIDLAKHFGTEESGKFVNGVLGKMIHDVEQIKSKI; encoded by the coding sequence ATGAAACGACGACTAGCGAGAGAAATTGCCGTACAAAGCTTGTATCAAATGGAAATGAATGAAGTAGAAGCTGAAGAAGCAGTGACGATGCTTATTTCAGAAGCAGCAGGTGAAAACGAAAGTGAAGTGGACCTATCTGATGTAGAAGCGACTAAGGCCTTTGTATTAGAGATTGTTAATGGTACGTGGGATCGGAAGGTAGGTATTGATGAATTACTCGTTGATTACTTGAAGGGATGGCATATCAGTCGATTGTCCAAAGTGGATCGTCAGGTGCTACGCCTAGCTGTGTATGAAATGATATTCCGCGATGATATTCCAGGAAAAGTTGTAATCAATGAGGCGATCGATTTGGCTAAACACTTTGGAACTGAAGAATCCGGGAAATTCGTAAATGGTGTTCTTGGAAAAATGATTCATGATGTGGAGCAAATCAAGAGTAAAATTTGA